The sequence TCCTTTCCAAACTTGTACCTGACCTTAGCGTTGCTCTCATAAAGGAGCTTATGAATGTCTATACCTATTAGAGCTTTCTTAAGACTTTCGTTCTCTCTCATATCTTTATCTAACTGTTTGCAGTATATACAACTTTCGCTCTCTACTATAAGAAGATTGTAAGAGCTCTTAGGGGTTATGTCCTTTATCTGCGGGGAGCTAACGCTTTCTTTATTCCTACTACAGGACGCTACAAAAAGGGTCAGCACCAACAAGAGGATCAGTTTTCTCATGATTTAATATTTTAGGCGTAGGTTTGCTACAAAACAAGAGGAGATGTGGTATATTCTCTTTCTGTTATGGAGAGCCTTCTTCTGAAAAGTATAAAAGGAGAAAAAATAGAGAGATTCCCCGTATGGCTCATGCGCCAAGCAGGTAGGTACATGAAAGAATACAGAGAGCTCAGGCAGAAAAGAGAAGACTTTTTGAGCTTTTGTAAAGATGTGGATCTTGCCATAAAAGTAAGCTTGCTACCCCTTGAGCTCCTTGAGGTGGATGCGGTGATCATATTTTCGGACATATTGGTGCCTGTGGAGCTTATGGGTGTTCGCGTGGAGTTCAAGGATGGTGAGGGACCATCTGTTGTTTGGGACGGTGTGGTAGAAAGTCTAAAAAAGTTGAGTTTTAATTCTGCGGATTTTGTCAATGAGATAATAATGGGTGTAAAAAAGGCTCA comes from Hydrogenobacter hydrogenophilus and encodes:
- a CDS encoding thioredoxin family protein; translated protein: MRKLILLLVLTLFVASCSRNKESVSSPQIKDITPKSSYNLLIVESESCIYCKQLDKDMRENESLKKALIGIDIHKLLYESNAKVRYKFGKEEGINQEDELVKMLGVNSFPYLIFYDKDGRIILSIPGYIEPKTFACVADYIKDNQYKRKSLQDYLKDKKCA